The following are from one region of the Actinomyces sp. oral taxon 897 genome:
- a CDS encoding alpha,alpha-phosphotrehalase, giving the protein MPASPATRPFRSSVVYQIYPKSFRDSTGNGVGDLRGVIEKVPYIASLGVDHVWFNPFFPSPGRDNGYDISDYRAIDPAMGTMEDFDELVAALAERGIGVILDMVLNHTSTAHEWFQRALAGDPVYQDYYILRPAKEDGSLPTNWVSKFGGPAWERFGDTDHYYLHLFDRTQADLNWHNPAVRAQAAGIVNFWRERGVRGFRFDVINLIGKDEELRDAPPGTDDRAMYTDGPLVHDYLRELAAASFGADEAGITVGEMSSTTIEACVGYSRPENHELSMVFSFHHLKVDYDQGRKWTDVPADLPALKRILSDWALGMQEGGGWNALFWNNHDQPRAINRFGDPGRYRAESATMLATAVHLLRGTPYVYMGEEIGMTDPAYTSIEDYVDVEARNAYAELLAEGRTPQEAFRIVHRKARDNSRTPMAWDASATAGFTTGTPWLRPTGQEAVNVEREEREGSILPYYRRLISLRHELPLIAEGAYAPWEQDNPDVLAYTRTHEGDRLLVLCNLRGTDSEVILPEGLETAEVLIANHADADAWVAAHRAVRPRPSALPLRPYEAIALLERAEPAA; this is encoded by the coding sequence GTGCCTGCCAGCCCCGCGACCCGCCCCTTCCGGTCCAGCGTCGTCTACCAGATCTATCCCAAGTCCTTCCGCGACTCCACGGGGAACGGGGTGGGCGACCTGCGCGGCGTCATCGAGAAGGTCCCCTACATTGCCTCCCTGGGGGTGGACCACGTCTGGTTCAACCCCTTCTTCCCCTCACCGGGCCGGGACAACGGCTACGACATCTCCGACTACCGCGCCATCGACCCCGCCATGGGCACCATGGAGGACTTCGACGAGCTCGTCGCCGCGCTCGCGGAGCGGGGGATCGGCGTCATCCTGGACATGGTCCTCAACCACACCTCCACCGCCCACGAGTGGTTCCAGCGCGCCCTGGCGGGCGACCCCGTCTACCAGGACTACTACATCCTGCGCCCCGCCAAGGAGGACGGGAGCCTGCCCACCAACTGGGTCTCGAAGTTCGGCGGCCCGGCCTGGGAGCGCTTCGGGGACACCGACCACTACTACCTCCACCTCTTTGACCGCACCCAGGCCGACCTCAACTGGCACAACCCCGCCGTGCGCGCCCAGGCCGCCGGGATCGTCAACTTCTGGCGCGAGCGGGGGGTGCGCGGCTTCCGGTTCGACGTCATCAACCTCATTGGCAAGGACGAGGAGCTGCGTGACGCCCCCCCGGGCACCGACGACCGCGCCATGTACACCGACGGCCCCTTGGTCCACGACTACCTGCGCGAGCTCGCCGCCGCCAGCTTCGGGGCCGACGAGGCCGGTATCACCGTGGGGGAGATGTCGTCGACCACCATCGAGGCCTGCGTGGGCTATTCGCGCCCCGAGAACCACGAGCTGAGCATGGTCTTCAGCTTCCACCATCTCAAGGTGGACTACGACCAGGGACGCAAGTGGACCGACGTCCCCGCCGACCTGCCCGCCCTCAAGCGGATCCTCAGTGACTGGGCCCTGGGCATGCAGGAGGGGGGTGGGTGGAACGCCCTGTTCTGGAACAACCACGACCAGCCCCGGGCCATTAACCGCTTCGGTGACCCCGGGCGCTACCGCGCCGAGTCCGCCACCATGCTGGCCACCGCCGTCCACCTGCTGCGGGGCACCCCCTACGTCTACATGGGCGAGGAGATCGGCATGACCGACCCCGCCTACACCTCCATCGAGGACTACGTGGACGTCGAGGCGCGCAACGCCTACGCCGAGCTCCTTGCCGAGGGCCGGACCCCGCAGGAGGCCTTCCGGATCGTGCACCGCAAGGCCCGGGACAACTCCCGCACCCCCATGGCCTGGGACGCCAGCGCCACCGCGGGCTTCACCACCGGCACCCCCTGGCTGCGCCCCACCGGCCAGGAGGCCGTCAACGTCGAGCGCGAGGAGCGCGAGGGCTCGATCCTGCCCTACTACCGTCGGCTGATCAGCCTGCGTCACGAGCTGCCCCTCATTGCCGAGGGCGCCTACGCCCCCTGGGAGCAGGACAACCCCGACGTCCTGGCCTACACCCGCACCCACGAGGGCGACCGGCTCCTGGTCCTGTGCAACCTGCGGGGCACCGACAGCGAGGTCATCCTGCCCGAGGGCCTTGAGAC
- a CDS encoding ABC transporter ATP-binding protein: protein MWKMLLRLVDARQMRVLTAWFVTSAVLQGVTLALMIPFLRALYSGSGVGPWLAVVVVLGAVTLVVDTTAMYRSYRVSVYEVCDTMIDRVAEHVLTLPLGWFTPAREAAVVNATSKEVNTLSHLASIVIPNLCNAFIVPLVMLVATAFVEWPLALIMALTIIPLLLIWRLMGTATTRANELEDTASAAAAGRLVEFARLQPVLRATGVTRTGWEPVRTTLEEDSRATLTGLRVKGRPGQLFNLVVNVSFALVLALGMSRVSGHRLDVVAYLAIMAVTARMLLPLTKAALFASEADNAKVALRSMSSLLDAQPLPDPAPGTEARPEGTGITLSGVSFSYDPGRPVLADVSLSAPQGRVTALVGPSGAGKSTVLRLAARFWDVDGGAVTIGGADVRALGATQVMALTSMVFQDVYLFDTTIRENLRIARPEATDAELAEAARRARLDRVISALPHGWDTNVGPGGLSLSGGERQRVSIARAFVKDAPVLLLDEITSALDGENESAITEVVRELSRGRTVLVVAHRLSTVRQADEVVFLEPGPDGARVAQRGTPQELAEVPGPFRDFVEASQDSSRWQLVHAPGRPHPGTPR from the coding sequence ATGTGGAAGATGCTGCTGCGCCTGGTAGACGCCCGCCAGATGCGGGTCCTTACCGCCTGGTTCGTGACCTCCGCCGTGCTCCAGGGCGTCACCCTGGCCCTCATGATCCCCTTCCTGCGGGCCCTGTACTCCGGCTCCGGCGTGGGCCCCTGGCTCGCGGTGGTGGTGGTCCTGGGGGCGGTCACCCTGGTGGTGGACACCACCGCCATGTACCGCTCCTACCGGGTCAGCGTCTACGAGGTCTGCGACACCATGATCGACCGGGTGGCCGAGCACGTCCTGACCCTGCCCCTGGGGTGGTTCACTCCCGCGCGGGAGGCCGCCGTGGTCAACGCCACCTCCAAGGAGGTCAACACCCTCTCCCACCTGGCCTCCATCGTCATCCCCAACCTGTGCAACGCCTTTATCGTGCCGCTGGTCATGCTGGTGGCCACCGCCTTCGTCGAGTGGCCCCTGGCCCTGATCATGGCGCTCACGATCATCCCCCTGCTGCTCATCTGGCGGCTCATGGGCACCGCGACCACCCGTGCCAACGAGCTGGAGGACACCGCCTCCGCCGCGGCCGCCGGCCGCCTGGTGGAGTTCGCCCGCCTCCAGCCGGTGCTGCGCGCCACCGGCGTCACCCGTACCGGGTGGGAGCCGGTGCGGACCACCCTGGAGGAGGACTCCCGGGCCACCCTGACCGGCCTGCGTGTCAAGGGGCGCCCGGGCCAGCTCTTCAACCTGGTCGTCAACGTCTCCTTCGCCCTGGTCCTGGCCCTGGGCATGTCGCGCGTGAGCGGCCACCGGCTCGACGTCGTCGCCTACCTGGCGATCATGGCCGTGACCGCCCGCATGCTGCTGCCCCTGACCAAGGCCGCGCTGTTCGCCTCCGAGGCCGACAACGCCAAGGTCGCCCTGCGCTCCATGAGCAGCCTGCTGGACGCCCAGCCCCTGCCCGACCCCGCCCCCGGGACCGAGGCCCGCCCCGAGGGCACCGGCATCACCCTGTCCGGGGTCTCCTTCTCCTACGACCCGGGCCGCCCCGTCCTGGCCGACGTCTCCCTGAGCGCCCCGCAGGGTCGTGTCACCGCCCTGGTGGGGCCCTCGGGGGCTGGCAAGTCCACGGTCCTGCGCCTGGCCGCCCGCTTCTGGGACGTCGACGGCGGGGCGGTGACCATTGGCGGGGCGGACGTGCGCGCCCTGGGCGCCACCCAGGTCATGGCCCTGACCTCCATGGTCTTCCAGGACGTCTACCTGTTCGACACCACCATCCGCGAGAACCTGCGCATAGCCCGGCCCGAGGCCACCGACGCCGAGCTGGCCGAGGCGGCCCGACGGGCCCGGCTGGACCGGGTCATTAGCGCGCTGCCGCACGGGTGGGACACGAACGTGGGCCCCGGGGGGCTGAGCCTGTCCGGGGGTGAGCGCCAGCGGGTCTCCATCGCCCGCGCCTTCGTCAAGGACGCCCCCGTCCTCCTGCTCGACGAGATCACCTCGGCCCTGGACGGCGAGAACGAGTCCGCCATTACCGAGGTCGTCCGTGAGCTCTCCCGGGGCCGCACCGTGCTGGTGGTGGCGCACCGCCTGTCCACGGTCCGCCAGGCCGACGAGGTCGTCTTCCTGGAGCCGGGCCCGGACGGGGCCCGGGTGGCCCAGCGCGGCACGCCCCAGGAGCTGGCCGAGGTACCCGGGCCCTTCCGGGACTTCGTCGAGGCCTCCCAGGACTCCTCACGCTGGCAGCTGGTGCACGCACCGGGCCGGCCGCACCCCGGCACCCCCCGCTAG
- the proC gene encoding pyrroline-5-carboxylate reductase, with translation MTTYGFIGAGNMAGAIVRGAVAAGIPPCDLAVTSARSSAATLAQEVGVRLAASGPELVSTSAVVVLAVKPHVVPVVAAQVHDAVASHQPLVVSLAAGLSTARLEALLPTGTRVVRAMPNMAAAVGQSMTALTAGSRAEARDVEQVRALTDLVGRTVVLEERDLPAFVSLASSSPAFVLTLIEALARGGLLEGMPKAQAVEIVTQAVLGTALMVQAEADRRASTGSGRSPADLVDSVCSPGGTTVAGLVALERAGFSDALIRAVQATVARDRELGA, from the coding sequence ATGACGACCTACGGATTCATCGGAGCCGGCAACATGGCGGGCGCGATCGTGCGCGGCGCCGTGGCGGCGGGCATACCCCCCTGTGACCTCGCTGTCACCAGCGCCCGCTCCTCCGCCGCGACGCTGGCCCAGGAGGTCGGCGTGCGCCTGGCCGCCAGCGGCCCCGAGCTGGTGTCCACCAGCGCCGTGGTGGTCCTGGCGGTCAAGCCGCACGTGGTCCCCGTCGTGGCCGCGCAGGTGCACGACGCCGTCGCCTCCCACCAGCCGCTGGTCGTCTCCCTCGCCGCCGGGCTGTCCACGGCGCGCCTGGAGGCCCTGCTGCCGACGGGTACGCGGGTGGTCCGGGCCATGCCCAATATGGCGGCCGCCGTGGGTCAGTCCATGACCGCCCTGACCGCCGGGAGCCGGGCTGAGGCGCGGGACGTGGAGCAGGTCCGCGCCCTTACGGACCTGGTGGGACGCACCGTGGTCCTGGAGGAGAGGGACCTCCCCGCCTTCGTGTCCCTGGCCAGCTCCTCCCCCGCGTTCGTGCTGACCCTCATCGAGGCGCTCGCCCGGGGAGGGCTCCTGGAGGGGATGCCCAAGGCCCAGGCGGTGGAGATCGTCACCCAGGCCGTCCTGGGCACGGCCCTCATGGTCCAGGCGGAGGCGGACCGACGGGCCTCCACCGGGTCGGGGCGGAGCCCGGCCGACCTGGTGGACTCGGTGTGCTCCCCCGGGGGGACCACGGTGGCGGGGCTGGTGGCCCTGGAGCGGGCCGGGTTCTCCGACGCCCTCATCCGCGCCGTCCAGGCCACCGTGGCACGGGACCGCGAGCTCGGCGCCTGA
- a CDS encoding ATP-binding cassette domain-containing protein: protein MEVEGLSVHYLGYEDWVLDSVDLTHLHGQVTAVIGPSGCGKTTLVRALCGLVPHCLPSEYAGSLRLAGTEVADATVSFLATHVAYVGQNPDASVVTRTVHDDVAFPLQNLCLPRSEITARVEESLRTVGLLGRVWDDPWQLSGGQRQRLAVAVALAMRPQLLVLDEPTSVIDATGRDEFYRLVSAMAEEGTGVIVIDHDLDPVLPVVDQVLALDARGRTIALGTPREVFTGHRQELEDVGVWMPRALRRVPRPTDAEPPLTCAEAGITLPVLADLCSPDGVRYLERGEDGWHETAAIDTVAPTTQPVGAGATGGGPRAGTPDNGNGAPDGGAPGNDAPDGGTGGGTGEGTGAPGRDGARVELVDMEVPGRSPAVSMRLGGGELVALVGPNGAGKSSLLSALAGLVPLTATRARVHGRQVRRGRHLVGYVFQNPEHQFVATTVRKELEVGGTPAERVDQLLEQFHLTSHADQHPLTLSGGQARRLSVATMVGEDRDVIVLDEPTYGQDRANTVELMGFIGQLRAQGRTVIMATHDLELAQEHCTHVVALPQPAGTGCPGDPVRPAGGDPGAPAAGAVAVPPRPQPRRGLMTGLNPLTLFVAVVPVIVMLFALKDHRVNLAVLVAASVLMTAARAPRTRTLVSVLGSWAVTGLMLWIFGNGLRSGPETQVYDMGSAVAAGTGIGAMVSLVLLSGISTDAEALIRTLTTTFRMPYRIGSAGTAATAFIARFHGDLTVLRTARALRGVGRAWGPAAPVVRWAGSILPLMILAIQHAERVALSMDSRAFGAYRGRTELRDEPWRRRDWAVVACTWLVTAITWRTVG from the coding sequence GTGGAGGTGGAGGGCCTGAGTGTCCACTACCTGGGGTACGAGGACTGGGTGCTGGACTCAGTGGACCTGACCCACCTGCACGGGCAGGTCACCGCCGTCATCGGGCCCTCCGGCTGCGGGAAGACCACCCTGGTGCGCGCCCTGTGCGGGCTCGTCCCGCACTGCCTGCCCTCGGAGTACGCCGGCAGCCTGCGCCTGGCCGGGACCGAGGTCGCTGACGCCACCGTCAGCTTCCTGGCCACGCACGTCGCCTACGTGGGGCAGAACCCCGACGCCTCCGTGGTCACCCGCACCGTCCACGACGACGTCGCCTTCCCCCTGCAGAATCTGTGCCTGCCCCGCAGCGAGATCACGGCCCGCGTGGAGGAGTCGCTGCGTACCGTGGGGCTGCTGGGGCGCGTCTGGGACGACCCGTGGCAGCTCTCGGGAGGGCAGCGCCAGCGCCTGGCGGTGGCCGTGGCCCTGGCCATGCGCCCGCAGCTGCTGGTCCTGGACGAGCCCACCAGCGTCATCGACGCCACCGGGCGGGACGAGTTCTACCGGCTCGTCTCCGCCATGGCCGAGGAGGGCACGGGAGTGATCGTCATCGACCACGACCTGGATCCCGTGCTGCCGGTCGTCGACCAGGTCCTGGCGCTGGACGCCCGGGGCCGCACCATCGCCCTGGGCACGCCGCGCGAGGTCTTCACCGGGCACCGTCAGGAGCTCGAGGACGTCGGGGTGTGGATGCCCCGGGCCCTGCGGCGCGTCCCGCGGCCGACGGACGCCGAGCCGCCGCTGACCTGCGCGGAGGCGGGCATCACCCTGCCGGTGCTCGCCGACCTGTGCTCGCCCGACGGCGTGCGCTACCTGGAGAGGGGCGAGGACGGCTGGCACGAGACGGCGGCCATAGACACCGTCGCCCCCACCACGCAGCCTGTCGGCGCCGGCGCCACCGGCGGCGGTCCCCGCGCCGGCACTCCTGATAATGGCAATGGCGCTCCTGACGGCGGCGCCCCTGGTAATGACGCTCCTGATGGCGGCACCGGCGGCGGGACGGGGGAGGGTACCGGGGCGCCGGGACGCGACGGGGCGCGCGTGGAGCTCGTCGACATGGAGGTCCCCGGGCGCTCCCCGGCCGTCTCGATGAGGCTGGGGGGCGGTGAGCTGGTGGCGCTGGTGGGCCCCAACGGGGCGGGCAAGTCCTCCCTCCTGTCCGCCCTGGCCGGGCTGGTCCCCCTAACCGCCACCCGGGCGCGCGTGCACGGCAGGCAGGTGCGGCGCGGCAGGCACCTGGTGGGCTACGTCTTCCAGAACCCCGAGCACCAGTTCGTGGCCACCACGGTCCGCAAGGAGCTCGAGGTCGGCGGCACCCCGGCCGAGCGCGTCGACCAGCTCCTGGAGCAGTTCCACCTGACGTCGCACGCCGACCAGCACCCGCTCACGCTCTCCGGGGGCCAGGCGCGCAGGCTCTCGGTGGCCACCATGGTCGGCGAGGACCGCGACGTCATTGTCCTGGACGAGCCCACCTACGGGCAGGACCGGGCCAACACCGTCGAGCTCATGGGGTTCATCGGGCAGCTGCGCGCCCAGGGCCGCACCGTCATTATGGCCACCCACGACCTGGAGCTGGCCCAGGAGCACTGCACCCACGTCGTCGCCCTGCCGCAGCCCGCCGGGACCGGGTGTCCGGGGGACCCCGTGCGGCCCGCCGGCGGGGACCCGGGTGCGCCAGCGGCAGGTGCCGTGGCGGTGCCGCCCAGGCCTCAGCCGCGCCGGGGCCTGATGACCGGGCTCAACCCCCTGACCCTGTTCGTCGCCGTCGTCCCCGTCATTGTCATGCTCTTCGCCCTGAAGGACCACCGGGTCAACCTGGCGGTCCTGGTGGCGGCGAGCGTCCTCATGACCGCCGCACGGGCCCCGCGCACCCGCACGCTCGTCTCGGTCCTGGGCTCCTGGGCAGTCACGGGGCTCATGCTGTGGATCTTCGGCAACGGGCTGCGCTCCGGCCCCGAGACGCAGGTCTACGACATGGGCAGCGCCGTGGCCGCCGGGACCGGGATCGGGGCCATGGTCTCCCTGGTGCTGCTATCCGGCATCTCCACCGACGCCGAGGCCCTTATACGCACGCTGACGACCACCTTCCGCATGCCCTACCGGATCGGGTCCGCGGGGACGGCGGCCACCGCCTTTATCGCCCGGTTCCACGGGGACCTCACCGTGCTGCGCACGGCCCGTGCCCTGCGAGGTGTCGGCCGTGCCTGGGGGCCAGCGGCCCCGGTGGTGCGCTGGGCGGGCTCGATCCTGCCGCTCATGATCCTGGCGATCCAGCACGCTGAACGTGTGGCCCTGTCCATGGACTCGCGCGCCTTCGGGGCGTACAGGGGGCGCACCGAGCTGAGGGACGAGCCCTGGCGCCGGCGCGACTGGGCCGTGGTGGCCTGCACCTGGCTGGTCACCGCGATCACGTGGAGGACCGTGGGATGA
- a CDS encoding ABC transporter ATP-binding protein: MILSGVLTAVGAVLSIVPFVALRNLAAIWLEESDAQGLAARPWTWAVVAVGSLFVAQLLYLTGLGVTHLAEARLRHHLRVRVVEALSRLPLGRVAAIPHGTIRKMVCDDTTAIHTLVAHMPGDTTNAVVMALAGTAYLLWTDWALTLALLGVWLLALAAVMPAMRGLSGITDRFGKAQTDLAAATVEMIEGIKEVKGFQATDLSRTRFNAARRHFSDISYEWVTSSGRPMSLMAAVLRPATVFATVAPLAVLFVWQGWTQLSATLPFFLVALGLPEGMVTFINLMQHAYESRMAAQDTAELLSQAPMPEGGFDADDGPAPGRVEVDDVTFSYEPGSPVLKGVSLTAEPGTVTALVGPSGGGKSTLARLIARFYDVDAGAVRVSGVDVREATFPWLFSRVAIVLQDVALSHDTVHDNIALGRPGATREQVEAAARAACVHERITRLPHGYDTVLGEAGGFLSGGERQRVTLARAYLQDAPVLVLDEATAQADPASERDIHQALSRLAAGRTVIIIAHRLSTVRDADQILVIDDGRVAERGRHEELLAADGRYAAMWRSQDLGPASSGSPAPASASAPASAPVTAPARPRPTRPDTAPQED; this comes from the coding sequence ATGATCCTCTCCGGCGTCCTGACCGCCGTCGGGGCGGTGCTGTCCATCGTGCCCTTCGTGGCCCTGCGGAACCTGGCCGCCATCTGGCTGGAGGAGTCGGACGCCCAGGGGCTCGCGGCCCGGCCCTGGACGTGGGCGGTGGTCGCCGTCGGGTCCCTCTTCGTCGCCCAGCTGCTCTACCTCACGGGCCTGGGCGTCACCCACCTGGCCGAGGCCAGGCTGCGCCACCACCTGCGGGTCCGTGTGGTGGAGGCCCTCAGCCGCCTGCCGCTGGGGCGCGTGGCCGCCATCCCCCACGGCACCATACGCAAGATGGTGTGCGACGACACCACCGCCATCCACACCCTCGTGGCCCACATGCCCGGGGACACCACCAACGCCGTGGTCATGGCCCTGGCGGGGACGGCCTACCTGCTGTGGACCGACTGGGCGCTGACCCTGGCCCTGCTGGGGGTGTGGCTCCTGGCCCTGGCCGCCGTCATGCCCGCCATGCGCGGCCTGAGCGGTATCACCGACCGCTTCGGGAAGGCGCAGACGGACCTGGCCGCCGCCACCGTCGAGATGATCGAGGGCATTAAGGAGGTCAAGGGCTTCCAGGCCACCGACCTGAGCCGTACCCGCTTCAACGCCGCCCGGAGGCACTTCTCCGACATCTCCTACGAGTGGGTCACGAGCTCGGGGCGGCCCATGAGCCTCATGGCGGCGGTGCTGCGCCCGGCCACCGTGTTCGCCACCGTGGCGCCCCTGGCGGTGCTCTTCGTGTGGCAGGGCTGGACCCAGCTGTCCGCCACCCTGCCCTTCTTCCTGGTGGCCCTGGGGCTGCCCGAGGGCATGGTCACGTTCATCAACCTCATGCAGCACGCCTACGAGTCGCGTATGGCGGCCCAGGACACCGCCGAGCTGCTCTCCCAGGCGCCCATGCCCGAGGGCGGCTTCGACGCCGACGACGGCCCCGCCCCGGGGAGGGTGGAGGTGGATGACGTCACCTTCTCCTACGAGCCCGGCTCCCCGGTGCTCAAGGGCGTGTCCCTCACGGCCGAGCCCGGCACCGTCACCGCCCTGGTGGGCCCCTCCGGGGGCGGGAAGTCCACCCTGGCCCGTCTCATTGCCCGCTTCTACGACGTCGACGCCGGCGCCGTGCGCGTCTCCGGCGTCGACGTGCGCGAGGCCACCTTCCCCTGGCTGTTCTCCCGGGTGGCGATCGTGCTGCAGGATGTGGCCCTGTCCCACGACACCGTGCACGACAACATCGCCCTGGGCCGGCCCGGGGCCACCCGCGAGCAGGTGGAGGCGGCGGCCCGGGCCGCCTGCGTCCACGAGCGCATTACGCGCTTGCCCCACGGCTACGACACGGTCCTGGGCGAGGCGGGCGGGTTCCTCTCCGGGGGCGAGCGCCAGCGGGTCACCCTGGCCCGCGCCTACCTCCAGGACGCCCCCGTCCTGGTCCTGGACGAGGCCACCGCCCAGGCCGACCCCGCCTCCGAGCGCGACATCCACCAGGCCCTGTCCCGCCTGGCCGCCGGACGCACCGTCATTATCATCGCCCACCGCCTGTCCACCGTGCGCGACGCCGACCAGATCCTCGTCATTGACGACGGACGGGTGGCCGAGCGCGGCCGCCACGAGGAGCTCCTGGCTGCGGACGGCCGCTACGCCGCCATGTGGCGCAGCCAGGACCTGGGCCCGGCATCGTCCGGTAGCCCTGCCCCGGCGTCCGCCTCCGCCCCGGCCTCTGCCCCCGTCACGGCGCCTGCGCGCCCCCGCCCCACCCGTCCCGACACCGCCCCGCAGGAGGACTGA